Below is a window of Fibrobacter sp. UWB11 DNA.
GGATTCTTCAACAGAGCTGGAAGATTCTTCGCTAGAGCTGGAGACTTCTTCGGAGCTGGAAGAAACTTCTTCGCTGGAGCTGGAGACTTCTTCAGAGCTAGAAGAAACTTCTTCGCTGGAGCTGGAGATTTCTTCGGAGCTGGAAGAAACTTCTTCGCTGGAGCTGGAGATTTCTTCAGAGCTAGAAGAAACTTCTTCGCTGGAGCTGGAGACTTCTTCAGAGCTGGAAGAAACTTCTTCGCTAGAGCTGGAGACGATGATTTCAGCGGTGCACGGAGTTGTAATCCACCAATATTTATTATAACCACTCTTTTTCTTCGTCACATCAGTGCTATAACCCTCATATCCTCTACCATGCGTAGATTTTACTTCCGGGTTGATGGTATAGCACGTGTTCTTAGCCATATTCTTCAAGCCAGACTTATAGCAGTTATCTGCAACATTGTTTTTATTGATGGTTTTGCCATTATAATCGATGCAGAGTTCAACGATTTCTACCTGAACGCTAGAGCTGGAGACATCTTCAGAGCTGGAAGATTCTTCGCTGGAGCTGGAGACTTCTTCAGAGCTAGAAGATTCCACGCTAGAGCTGGATTCTTCGACAGAGCTAGAAGATTCTTCAACGGAGCTGGAGGATTCTTCGCTAGAGCTAGAAAGTTCTTCAGAGCTGGAAGATTCTACACTGGAGCTAGAGACTTCTTCAGAGCTAGAAGATTCCACGCTAGAGCTGGATTCTTCAACAGAGCTAGAAGATTCTGCGACGGAACTGGAGGATGCCGGTTCGTCTGCGCAAGGAGTTTCAACCCACCACCAGGCGTCAACGGCTCTGTTATTGATCCAGAGGTCGTTAACCTGACCGCGTTCCGGGTTGATCTTGTAGCACTTGCCTTCAGCCATGTCGTTAAGACCGGCATTGAAGCACTTGCCATTGTAGTTGCCCGAGCCGTTTACGAATTCAACGCACTTGGAAACAACGACAATTTCGCTGGAGCTGGAAACCGGTTCAGCAGAGCTAGAAGAAACAACTTCGCTAGAGCTGGATGCCGGTTCTTCGGAACTGGAAGAAGCAACTTCGCTGGAGCTGGATGCCGGTTCTTCAGAGCTAGAAGAAACGACTTCGCTGGAGCTAGATGCCGGAGCAACACTGGAGCTGGATTCTTCGACAGAGCTAGAAGATGCCGGAGCTTCAATGCAATCCGTTTCGACCCACCACCATGTCTGGGATGCAAAGTTGTTAATCCACTGCGGATTTTCAAGCTTGCGATCCGGATTCATAGTATAGCACTTGCCTTTCACCATGTCGTCAAGGCCGGCATTATAGCAATTATCGCCATAATGACCAGTGCCATTCACGAACGGAATGCAAGGGGCGCCGTCTTGAGCAAAAGCCATAGCAGAGGCTACGCCCAAGAGCAATGATGTACTCTTAATGTTTTTCATTTATTTGCCTTTTTTAGTTTATTTTAAGGTTGAATAAATGTAGTAAATCATTTATACATAATAACAAAAATCATACAACAATTATATCATATAGATACAAAACCGCCAAATTTGCAAAATTTCGGCATTTTCAGCACCGCTGTAATTTTATTTTTACAGCTTGAAAAGTCTACAATTTCGTTTAGATGTAAAAACAAGTTCACATAAACCCAAACAAATATTTACAAACAAAGATTATTCAAAAAAGTTCATTCAAAACAGACAAAGCGTATAAAAATTCAAACAAAAGCAAAAAAAAGTCCGAGAACTGACTGTTCCCGGACTTTTTCCTATTCACAATTTAGATTAAATGACTTAGTCTAACTTAATCTTCTTAAGGACTGCGGAATTAGCGTTCTTGACACGCACAACATAGAGACCGCTCGGAACGCCATTCAAGGAGATGGCGACAGTGCCCCTTGCGTCCTTATCGAACGACTTCAAAACGCTACCTGTCACAGAAATCAGGTCAACATGAACTTTTCCGTCAGTTTCAAGCTGGAGCGTTCTGCCCGAAAGCGTCATCTTCGGAGCGTTAGTCACCGCTGTAGGCAAGGCAATCGTGCCATTGCTAGAGCTAGATTCCACAGAGCTGGAGCTAGCCGGAACAGAGCTCGAAGAAACCGGGCCCGCAGGTGTTGCAGCGGCAAGATTCGGCATGTTGCCCGAAACGAGCAAACCGTTCAAAAGTTTGAGAGACTGGTTGAAGTAATTTTCATCACCAAGAGCGACGGCTTCTTTCCAGTATTCGTCAAGCTTAGACTGGTATTTAGCATCCGAAATCAAGGCCGTCATAAGAGAAGTCACAAACGTGCTGTTGTGATCACTGCCGAGACCGCCAGACGAACGATTAACCGATCCACTCATGCGCGAAGCAGACACTGTAGAAACAAATTCAGCCATTTTCTTGTCGAGAGCAAGAGCTCGCTGGTCACCATGCCAGCAAACGGCCTTGGCGTTACGCCACGGAGCGCGGGAAGCATCGTAGCTGTATTGGTCATCTTCGCTCTTGCCATTTTTGTCAGTCCAGTCATCGATAAGGCCGGTCGTAACTTCTGCAGAGCTAGCTTCATACAACTTCATGTTGGCATCGTAAGCAGTCTTGTTCCAGAAATCGGCATTTTCAGTATCGACCAAAGCAAAAAGCGGCATGTAAGCCGGGTCAAAATAGCCCGGATTCTTGCGGTTGTAACCGGCATCGCCCCACTTGTCGCCCGGCAAATGCAAACCGTTCGATTCGAATTCGAACTTTTTCATGGACTGAATGAGTTTCTTGGCATCTTCCTTGTACTTTTCATCGCCAAACTGATAGTAAGCCATCACGAGAGCGGCTGCAGCATCGATATCGCCATCGAGAGCGGCACCTTTATCGTAAGCCTGGTTGAGATTACCGACCTTCCACACCATCAGGCCGTTTTCGTTCATCATCTTTTTGTAGAAGTTCCAAATTTTATCGAATTGCGACTGATAGCTCGTAGTGTTGTCGCTAAAGTAGACCATCAAAAGCATGCCGTAACCGACACCTTCCGAGAAGTATTCGTTGGAACCCGGGTTAGAACGCACACCGGCCACATCGCCTTCTTCGTTGTACATGGTCTTGAGCCAATAAGCAAACTGGGACTTCAATTCTTCGGAAGCCTTAGCCTTGTCGCTCAAAAGCGTTGCGTTTCCACCATAATCGGACATCTGCGGAAACGGGAAGTTCACCTTAGCCTGAGCAAGACCAAAAGCAAAGAGGCCTGCAAGACCCAATTTTGCCAAACAATTCATACACAACTCCTATGCCCAATGGGCCGTTAAATCCATATAAAAATAAATTTTTAACAGCCAAATTTATATTATTTAACACATACGTTTTAACGATTTGTGCGGTCCATCACGACAAAAAACGGGTCATGATACGCCACGTGCCAATTTTCGGCAGAATCAAGCGTGGCAATCAATTTATCCCAGCGGGCATAATAGCGGAGCGGTAGCACAACGCGGTCCATGTTCTGCAATTCTGCTTCATGGAGGAATACACGCGGAGATTCTGCATACCGCAGGTAATTTTCGAAAAATTCCGCTGTTTTGAGGATAAAACGACCATCGATATACGTAGAATCGGATGGATTCACAAAAGCCAAATAGCCCCCGGCGCGGTCATCATTGAAAAGTCTCCCCGAATGCGGATGCGATTTCATCCATTCTGCAGCAGCGACTGGAACGCGCTGGTACGCCACCATGGAATCATAAGCCAATAGCGATTTCACCCAAAGCCCAAAGAGGAACGCAATGAGGAGCATAGGAAGTAGCGCATAGAGAGCCGACCGCTTACCTTCGGCAGAACTCAAACGAGCGAAGAATCGCGTTTTCAAGGCGACCGCAAAAAAAACAGGCAAAAAGAGCACAAAATTGCGTTCGGCAATAAGCGCAAGAACAGCCGTTACAACAAGGCAAAAAGGCTGCAAGCGGCAATCCAGTATGGCCTCGGTCCGTTCCGTCCTTTGCCAAACCAACCGCCCCGAAGAATAGGGTGATTTTCGAGAATACCACTGGACACACGCCAACGCAAGCCCCGCAAGAATAAGAACAATCATCAGCGCTGATTGCAATACATTCTCCCCCGCCATCAAAAGCGTTATGGGAGAGCGATTTTCAGCAATTTCACTTGCAAAAACGGCAGCAGAAGGAGAAAGCCCTACCAAACGATCAAACAATCCCACCGGATAAATGAACAAGTGCGGACCATCTCGATGCAAGAAGGGCATTACAAGCATAATCGCGACAAAAGCGAGTTGCCCCCAATACCTTTTATAATCCAATTTTTTCCAGCTCCAAACAACCATATTCCACACTTCAAACTCGAACGCGAACACCGTAAATGCAAAAAGCAACCCAAGAATATACAATCCCTGAAATCTGCACCAGAACCATTGAATGGCAAGAATCAACAAAGCCGATGCAATTAACCTTGCTTTATAAATTCGAACGCTATACTGATGTTCCTCCCCAAGACCTTTATGGCGAAGGTAGTGACTTTTCCCAGCTGTAATAAAAAGCCACGGCAAAACGTTCCAGTAAATGCCGAGGAAAATCAAGCTGAAAAGTACCGGTCGGATTTCAAATTGATAACGGAAAATAAAGAGGATTACCGCAAAAATTGCAAAGCAAATAATAGATTGCTTCACCCCTACGGGGTTCGCAATGACGTTGTCTTGACGAGTTCGTACCGAAGGCCACAAGAACAGTGCAAAAACGAGGCCCCACAGAATCGCCTTAAACGCAACGAGCAACCTCGCACCACCGAGGTTGTACACAAAAGCAACTATTTGCTGAAAATACTCGTGCACATTCACGACAGGCTCACGAACCGGAGTCCATGTAGTCACCCATTCGCGTGCACAAGCCAAATGCCACCAGATATCGGTATCTGTCAGCGGAAACACTGCAAAAAGCGCAACCGCTATAGACACCAATACCAAAAGCAACATCATCTAGCGCCTACTTCGAAGATTTCCCCGAATCAATCGACTTGACAAATTCATTCAAACGTTTCGAGAACTGTATTGCACCATCTTTGTTCAAATGGTCATAGTCGTTTGCCATCGAAGAGGGGTAATCATGGTCGCCAAACTTATTCTCGTCAAAGACAAAGAAATTCGACTTGGCCTCTGCAAATTCATTGATTTCATCAAGGATTTTCTTAGCATGGCTACGGAGCATGCCATGACGTGAATAAGCACCCGTCTTCTTATATTCCGGGCTCACCGGGAAAACGACACCGATTACAACGATATTGCGTTCCTTGGCAATGCGTACAAGGTCCTTCAGCTTATCAATATCACCCGTGAAAATTCCCAAGCATTGATCCAAGCTATGTTTGGCCAAGCACATGTTATAGTTCGTGTCTACAACATCATTCATGCAAACACTCATCGTATATTTCGAAAGGCACGTATTTTGGTCTTCATCCACAAGGCAATTGGACAAATTCTTATTGAACAAGCAGTTACTCCACGTAGAATCCGGGTCAATAACGACATGTCCGTTTTCATCGGCCCAGCCTCTATTATCCGAAGCCGCATACCAGCCGCGTTCCTTAATAACCGACTGCGCCTCATCTACGGCATTTTCCATGACGAGATCCACAAACGCATTATCGACTCCGTCCGGATAAAATTCATGTTTTTCGTCATATACAAAGCCTAGGGCATCGCCCCTGCACAAATTAATATCCATGCGTTTATCAATATTATACCACAAATCAATATCAAGACCCACAGCAACATACTTTACCTTGGATGCATGATTCACAACATAATTTTCAAAAAGGTAATGGATACAATGCATGTCGCACGGAACGACACCCATATTCATCGCCGAAACGCTCATTTGTGATGGATCAAAGCCTGCCCACATGTGCGAATTGCCAAGCCCGATAAATTCTACGGAATCCTTGAGTTTCCAGAACATCGGCATTTTGTGAGAAAGCAAATAGTTTGTTTGGTTCCCTGCCGAAACGTAGACACCGACGCTATCGGCATCCCAATTCGACGATTCCGAAGAATTACCCGTAGAAACCCAGAAACACGGATGCCAAATTTCTTCACCCTCGACAAGTACCGTCACCGAGCTATCCTTGGTATTCACCAAAGCAATTTTTTTGTGAGCGCCATCAGCATTAGCAAGCGTTACGACGGCAACATTTTCGTCATTCAGCACCCATTCACTATGGTCAAACGTATAACCCGACGGAGCCGCAACTGAAGAAACAAGCTTACCATTATTATCGGCAATAAGCAAGCGTTCGTGAGTACGGTACTTTTCACCAACAAACGTGCGACCCGTTTCTCCGCCAAAATCAAGGAACAACGTACGCTTGCTCTTTTTATTCAAAGAAGCATTGCAAGCTTGTTCGCCATTATACCACAAAGTATCTTTTGCATCCGATTTTGCAATCGAGCCCTTAGCAGCCACACGAGCGCGGAGCACGCGAGCACCTGTCACCGTCAACGATTCGTCATCACTAATACCGCCATGGTAAGCGCCATCAAACAATTTTTGCGGTTCGCCAAATTTTCCATTGGCAAACTTCACCTGCCATGTCGAAGCCGATTTAAATACGGATTCATCTTTGTTGTTACCGGCATCAGTTACATAGACAATCACCGTATCGCCATTTTCGAGAACGCGCCAGCGCGGAATCGCAGCCGATTTTACATCAAGCTTAACAAGATTGGAACCTTCGGCATTTAAGTCACGGACATAAACGCTAGAGGCACCGCTCAGGCCTTCCTCTCTCGTGCAGAAAGCAACGCGTTTTCCGTCCGGAGAAATGTCCGGGTGATAAACATCAATTGTATCCTTGATTTCTACAATTGTCGGCGAGACTCTTCTAAAATCAACAAACACCAAATTCTTGGTATTGTAGTTCCTAAACGCAAGTTTGGACTTTGAAGTTCCAAAAAGCGGCGTGATATTCTGGGAGCTAGCGACAAGGGAAAGATTAGAAGCAACCGCAGAACCCGATGCATCGAGCCAAACCGGATTTTCGATTTTTCCATAAGCCAAGCGGAATCCCAAATAATCCGAGGCGCTCGTTCCCGTCACGGTATAGACGTCGCCACGAGCATACAAGTTTATATCCGAAATTGCGGTTCTGTAATTTCCGCCCTTAATAACGCGTTCGCCAAGATTACCGCCATCGGCACCGCCCACGTAATTGGTAATTGACGTATCGCGGAAATTTCCAAGCCAGTCGTTCACCCATTCGGTCACGTTACCGAGCATATCGCACAAGCCGTTTTCATCTTTTTTCGTGCAAACTTCGTGCGCCTTAGAACCTGAATTTTCGACATTCCAGCTCTTATAAACATTGAACGACAAACCGGCAGCAAAACTCCATTCTGCTTCAGTCGGCAAACGGAACGCTTCAACATCCGGCTTAAACACAAAGCCATTCAAGAGGTTGCAATGGCCATTTTTGTCAAATTCTGCAGAGGAATACGTATAAGCAGTATCCATTCCAGCGGCTTTGCTTTTGGCATTTGCAAAAAGAACGGCATCGTAATAGGTCACGTTGACCGCAGGCAAAGATTCCTTTTCGCAATCCAACTTGACACCGCCTTTTTTGTCCATCAGCGCATTAAATTCGCCACAAGTAACTTCATGCTTGCCTAACTGGAAATCATAAGTGAACTTGACATCCATTTGCGGGCGTTCATTCGCCTTTGCGGACTTGGAATTTGTCCCCAATTCGGCAACTTTGCCCGAAGAACGGATTAATGCAAAATCTTCTTGCAACGTAACATCCGAACAATTTTCCTGCGAGCTGCAAACGAGCGATGAGCCCATTTCGGTCTGCGTAGGAGAATCGTCCGAACAAGAAAGTAAGAAAGAACCAACTAAAAAAGATGTACCGACAAAGACTGCTTTTTTCATTCCTAAAAAATACAAATTTATATAGGCAAAAGCAAATTATTTCATCGTCCGTAAAAGCGAATCCAAGCGTAATGTTACCTTACTTGCGCCCTGAATACTAAGATGGTCCGTATTCAAAGCACATTCATCGCCATAGTCATGATATCCGTTTTTATTTTCATCCAACAAGCGGAAATGCGGATATTCGCTTTGGTACCTGTTCAGAGAATCCAAAACAGCCATCGCTTTAGAACGGCGCGGACCATAACGGCCCCAAGCACCGGTTTCACGATACCCAGGATTCTGCGGGAACACAACGCCGACAACCTTAACACCCAAAGGGGCCGTCTTGATTATAAAGTTTTTGATGCGTTCCAAATTCCACTTAATCTTCGCATCGCCCGTAGCGCCACCCCAGCTAGAATCGAATTCTACCGTAGCAGGGCCCCAGGCAACGCCGTTATCACTGAAAAATCCTCGAGTCGGTTCATAAATCGTTCTTGCAATTTCTGAATACTGGGACGATTCTTCCACAGCATCCAAGAACCAATCCGGAATACCCGACACCCAAAAACCGTGGTTTGCATCATACACAAAGCCCGGCGTATTCGCCATCAAAATTTCCGTATATTCCGACGAATTGTGCCAAAGATCCAAATCAATAGAAACTACAATAAATTTCAGTTTCGACAAATGATTCAGCCCATAATTTTCGGCAACATACAGGGATGCGTTCATGTCGTTACCCGAATGCCCCGTATTCAGTGCAAAACCCGAAGTAAGAGCCGTTACCATAAGGCTGTTTTCGGTTCTAGAGCTCCCTACACACAAGATTTCAATATCATCTTTATACTTCCAGAGCATCGACATTTTATAGCCAAGCGATACGTGCGCCCAGTCCTGTCCATCCTTAAAGTAGACTCCGGCGCTATCAAGGTCGATGACGATATCGTCCCCCACATTCATTCCTTTTTTCACCCATAAACTCGGGTGCCACAATTCATCACCTTCCACAAGGTCAATGACACTATCATCCAGCAAATTAACCATAACGATTTTCGGATGGGCACCATTCACATTCGTAAGCGTTGCAACAGCAATGTTGCCTATTCCAGAAGCCCATTCGCTATGATCAAATGTAAAGCCGCTCGGAGCCCCCACAGAGTGAACCAAGTTTCCGCTCGAATCGGCAACCAACAAACGTTCATGCGTTATGTAACTTGTACCCGCAAAAGTTTGCCCCGTGACTCCGCCAAAATCAAGGAATAAAGTCCGCTTACTGCTATCCTTGGCAAGCGAAGCATTGCAAGCCTGTTCACCGCCATACCAGACTACATTCGTTCCAATCGCAGGTGATTGCCCATTCAGTGCAATATGCGCACGCAAAAGTCGAGCGCCCGTGACAGCAAGCATATTATCTTCGCTGATTCCGCCATGGAAAGCGCCATCCATTAACTTTTCCGGCATGCCGAACTGACCATTTGCAAATTTCACTTGCCATGTCGAATTTGTCATAAACACAGCATCATCCTTATTGTTCCCGACATCCGTTACATAAACAATGACAGTATCACCATTGGGAAGAACGCGCCAGCGAG
It encodes the following:
- a CDS encoding glycosyl hydrolase family 8; this translates as MNCLAKLGLAGLFAFGLAQAKVNFPFPQMSDYGGNATLLSDKAKASEELKSQFAYWLKTMYNEEGDVAGVRSNPGSNEYFSEGVGYGMLLMVYFSDNTTSYQSQFDKIWNFYKKMMNENGLMVWKVGNLNQAYDKGAALDGDIDAAAALVMAYYQFGDEKYKEDAKKLIQSMKKFEFESNGLHLPGDKWGDAGYNRKNPGYFDPAYMPLFALVDTENADFWNKTAYDANMKLYEASSAEVTTGLIDDWTDKNGKSEDDQYSYDASRAPWRNAKAVCWHGDQRALALDKKMAEFVSTVSASRMSGSVNRSSGGLGSDHNSTFVTSLMTALISDAKYQSKLDEYWKEAVALGDENYFNQSLKLLNGLLVSGNMPNLAAATPAGPVSSSSVPASSSSVESSSSNGTIALPTAVTNAPKMTLSGRTLQLETDGKVHVDLISVTGSVLKSFDKDARGTVAISLNGVPSGLYVVRVKNANSAVLKKIKLD
- a CDS encoding TIGR02171 family protein; this encodes MKKAVFVGTSFLVGSFLLSCSDDSPTQTEMGSSLVCSSQENCSDVTLQEDFALIRSSGKVAELGTNSKSAKANERPQMDVKFTYDFQLGKHEVTCGEFNALMDKKGGVKLDCEKESLPAVNVTYYDAVLFANAKSKAAGMDTAYTYSSAEFDKNGHCNLLNGFVFKPDVEAFRLPTEAEWSFAAGLSFNVYKSWNVENSGSKAHEVCTKKDENGLCDMLGNVTEWVNDWLGNFRDTSITNYVGGADGGNLGERVIKGGNYRTAISDINLYARGDVYTVTGTSASDYLGFRLAYGKIENPVWLDASGSAVASNLSLVASSQNITPLFGTSKSKLAFRNYNTKNLVFVDFRRVSPTIVEIKDTIDVYHPDISPDGKRVAFCTREEGLSGASSVYVRDLNAEGSNLVKLDVKSAAIPRWRVLENGDTVIVYVTDAGNNKDESVFKSASTWQVKFANGKFGEPQKLFDGAYHGGISDDESLTVTGARVLRARVAAKGSIAKSDAKDTLWYNGEQACNASLNKKSKRTLFLDFGGETGRTFVGEKYRTHERLLIADNNGKLVSSVAAPSGYTFDHSEWVLNDENVAVVTLANADGAHKKIALVNTKDSSVTVLVEGEEIWHPCFWVSTGNSSESSNWDADSVGVYVSAGNQTNYLLSHKMPMFWKLKDSVEFIGLGNSHMWAGFDPSQMSVSAMNMGVVPCDMHCIHYLFENYVVNHASKVKYVAVGLDIDLWYNIDKRMDINLCRGDALGFVYDEKHEFYPDGVDNAFVDLVMENAVDEAQSVIKERGWYAASDNRGWADENGHVVIDPDSTWSNCLFNKNLSNCLVDEDQNTCLSKYTMSVCMNDVVDTNYNMCLAKHSLDQCLGIFTGDIDKLKDLVRIAKERNIVVIGVVFPVSPEYKKTGAYSRHGMLRSHAKKILDEINEFAEAKSNFFVFDENKFGDHDYPSSMANDYDHLNKDGAIQFSKRLNEFVKSIDSGKSSK
- a CDS encoding TIGR02171 family protein; protein product: MRCFLILLIAFLCACTESNHASWQDGPDVNIAVDSLSGMLRISSKGAVRLGTNDASAKSNERPQMRVELDYDFSIGRYEVRCDEFNALMKPAIGLTLKCLYGKNPATDLTYYDAVLFANERSKSEGFDTAYTYANAQFDAENHCTNLEGFVFHPEKKAYRLPTEAEWVLVAGANWNTAEGWVAENSDYQLHEVCSRTNNTARVCDMIGNAMEWVNDWNGNFRDTVLTNYVGAPDGGTLGLRVVKGGCFRNSVKTINSYNRGDVYTVTSATRADYVGFRLAFGEIPNPVWMGSNGNAASSRITALANASLLRSLIGTSKAKLAFRNDVTGNLAYIDFSSAVPSVIEIEDTLEMYHPEISPDGKRVAFCTKIEGIAGTSEVYVRDLNAKGSNLVKLNVPSAAIPRWRVLPNGDTVIVYVTDVGNNKDDAVFMTNSTWQVKFANGQFGMPEKLMDGAFHGGISEDNMLAVTGARLLRAHIALNGQSPAIGTNVVWYGGEQACNASLAKDSSKRTLFLDFGGVTGQTFAGTSYITHERLLVADSSGNLVHSVGAPSGFTFDHSEWASGIGNIAVATLTNVNGAHPKIVMVNLLDDSVIDLVEGDELWHPSLWVKKGMNVGDDIVIDLDSAGVYFKDGQDWAHVSLGYKMSMLWKYKDDIEILCVGSSRTENSLMVTALTSGFALNTGHSGNDMNASLYVAENYGLNHLSKLKFIVVSIDLDLWHNSSEYTEILMANTPGFVYDANHGFWVSGIPDWFLDAVEESSQYSEIARTIYEPTRGFFSDNGVAWGPATVEFDSSWGGATGDAKIKWNLERIKNFIIKTAPLGVKVVGVVFPQNPGYRETGAWGRYGPRRSKAMAVLDSLNRYQSEYPHFRLLDENKNGYHDYGDECALNTDHLSIQGASKVTLRLDSLLRTMK